A single window of Cottoperca gobio chromosome 9, fCotGob3.1, whole genome shotgun sequence DNA harbors:
- the LOC115013894 gene encoding natterin-3-like has protein sequence MKLSVLLMLALLALSSASLQDIVKKSSQHRKVFLLNPELEGQVPEPTGNKVLGPLTPDDLKQQMDLPSSFVFGNNVNLEWLTWDGSLPNGAVAIYIGYTERTDYVCKYKCEAGFYNPSLGPYCRYPYGDSEYYAPEFEILINKDNFEFLEWKEGSYGSVPQYSVRTCPGVGIYVGKNKYGLGKVVPQFEAFFLPWEGDEYWYKSYQVMTINRDAYTQHITDVKYNIDEVAIFQYPPETMRISGVTNNECQTVGKTVTISKTTEVETTWNIGRATMLGITGSITAKIPFIGSGGIELSGEKTLQFSRGTTLVESLSHSVSVELTVPPNHSCRVRMEGRKIKADIPYTARLSRTYRNGDTQWTSISGIYDGVQIGEVRAVVDRCEPVLDAKPCP, from the exons ATGAAGCTGTCAGTGTTGTTGATGCTGGCCCTGCTGGCTCTGTCCTCAGCCAGTCTGCAGGACATTGTGAAGAAGAGCTCACAGCACAGAAAAG TTTTCTTGCTGAACCCAGAGCTGGAGGGTCAGGTGCCTGAACCAACTGGTAACAAAGTGTTGGGCCCTCTGACTCCTGATGACCTGAAGCAACAGATGGATCTACCTTCGTCCTTCGTTTTCGGTAATAACGTTAACCTGGAGTGGCTGACCTGGGACGGCTCTTTGCCCAATGGAGCCGTTGCAATCTACATCGGTTACACCGAGCGCACCGATTACGTTTGCAAGTACAAATGCGAGGCCGGCTTCTACAACCCCAGCCTGGGCCCCTACTGCCGCTACCCCTACGGAGACAGTGAGTACTACGCACCCGAGTTTGAGATCCTGATCAATAAAGACAACTTTGAGTTCCTGGAGTGGAAAGAAGGTTCCTATGGTTCAGTGCCCCAATATTCAGTCAGGACCTGCCCAGGTGTTGGCATCTATGTTGGGAAGAACAAGTATGGTCTTGGGAAGGTTGTTCCTCAGTTTGAAGCCTTCTTTCTGCCTTGGGAAGGCGATGAGTATTGGTATAAGAGTTACCAGGTCATGACAATCAACAGGGATGCCTACACCCAACACATTACTGACGTCAAGTACAACATAGATGAGGTTGCGATCTTCCAGTATCCTCCTGAGACCATGCGCATCTCCGGGGTCACCAACAACGAATGCCAGACGGTGGGGAAGACAGTCACCATCTCAAAGACCACAGAGGTGGAGACCACGTGGAACATCGGCCGAGCCACCATGCTGGGTATCACTGGCAGCATCACAGCTAAAATCCCTTTCATCGGCTCCGGGGGCATTGAACTGAGCGGTGAGAAGACCCTGCAGTTCTCCAGAGGAACCACCTTGGTGGAGTCGCTCAGCCACTCAGTGTCTGTGGAGCTCACCGTCCCACCAAACCACTCCTGCAGAGTCCGTATGGAGGGACGCAAGATCAAAGCCGATATTCCCTACACAGCTCGCCTCAGCCGCACCTACCGCAACGGAGACACCCAGTGGACCTCCATCTCCGGGATATACGACGGAGTCCAAATCGGAGAAGTCCGAGCTGTAGTGGACCGCTGTGAACCTGTTCTCGACGCCAAGCCATGCCCCTGA
- the cnot6l gene encoding CCR4-NOT transcription complex subunit 6-like, whose amino-acid sequence MPKEKYDPPDPRRCYTIMPAEEAANGKKSYWAELEISGRVRSLSSSLWTLTHLTALHINDNNLNRIPPDIANLSCLVYLNLSSNKLRSLPAELGNMVSLRELLLNNNLLRVLPYELGRLFQLQTLGLKGNPLSQDILNLYQEPDGTRKLLNYMLDNLAVHPEQLPQRPWITLKDRDQMSPSAVFMVMCYNVLCDKYATRQLYGYCPSWALNWEYRKKGIMEEITSCDADIISLQEVETQQYYAMFLETLKERGYEGYFCPKSRAKLVSEQERKHVDGCAVFYKTEKFTLVQKHTVEFNQVAMANSEGSEVMLNRVMTKDNIGVAVLLEVNKDMFSDGMKPPQERQLILVANAHMHWDPEYSDVKLIQTMMFLSELKSITERASGSMATGSPTSDPSSIPIVLCADLNSLPDSGVVEYLSNGGVAENHKDFKELRYSDCLTNFNCNGKNGNSDGSIMHSFQLKSAYDSNLMPYTNYTYDFKGVIDYIFFSKTHMSVLGLMGPLDSQWLIDNNITGCPHPHIPSDHFSLLAQLELHPPPPHPLNPLNGLHLPVHR is encoded by the exons ATGCCAAAGGAAAAATATGATCCTCCAGATCCCCGCAGATGTTACACCATCATGCCAGCGGAGGAGGCGGCCAATGGGAAGAAGTCTTACTGGGCCGAGCTCGAAATTTCTG GACGTGTGAGGAGCCTGAGCAGCTCGTTATGGACGCTCACCCACCTGACGGCGCTGCACATCAACGACAACAACCTGAACCGCATCCCGCCCGACATCGCCAACCTGTCCTGCCTGGTCTACCTGAACCTGTCGTCCAATAAGCTCCGCAGCCTGCCGGCCGAACTGGGCAACATGGTCTCTCTCAG GGAATTGCTTTTAAACAACAATCTTTTAAGAGTTCTGCCTTATGAACTTGGCAGGCTTTTCCAGTTACAAACCTTGGGGCTAAAAG GAAACCCGTTGTCCCAAGACATCCTCAATCTGTACCAGGAGCCGGACGGAACCAGAAAGCTTTTGAACTACATGCTCGACAATCTAGCAG TGCACCCAGAGCAGCTCCCCCAAAGACCTTGGATCACTCTGAAAGATCGAGACCAAATGAGTCCCTCAG CCGTGTTCATGGTCATGTGCTACAATGTTCTGTGCGACAAGTACGCCACGCGACAGCTGTACGGTTACTGTCCGTCCTGGGCCCTCAACTGGGAGTACCGGAAGAAAGGCATCATGGAGGAAATCACCAGCTGTGACGCTGACATCATCAGCCTGCAG gaggtgGAGACACAGCAGTACTACGCTATGTTTCTTGAAACGCTAAAGGAGCGTGGCTACGAAGGCTACTTCTGCCCTAAGTCTCGAGCCAAACTGGTTTCtgaacaggagaggaaacacgTGGACGGCTGCGCTGTGTTCTATAAGACCGAGAA GTTTACTTTGGTCCAGAAACACACTGTGGAGTTCAACCAGGTGGCCATGGCCAACTCTGAGGGCTCAGAGGTCATGCTGAACAGAGTGATGACCAAAGACAACATCGGGGTGGCCGTTCTGCTCGAGGTCAACAAGGACATGTTCTCCGATG gCATGAAGCCACCACAGGAGAGGCAGCTGATCCTGGTGGCCAACGCCCACATGCACTGGGACCCCGAGTACTCGGACGTCAAGTTGATCCAAACCATGATGTTCCTGTCGGAGCTGAAGAGCATCACTGAGAGGGCCTCGGGCTCCATGGCGACCGGTTCGCCGACCTCCGACCCGTCCTCCATCCCCATCGTCCTGTGTGCTGACCTCAACTCGCTGCCCGACTCCG GTGTGGTGGAGTACCTCAGCAATGGAGGAGTGGCTGAGAACCACAAGGACTTCAAGGAGCTACGCTACAGTGACTGTCTGACCAACTTCAACTGCAACGGCAAGAACGGCAACTCAGACGGAAGCATCATGCACAGCTTCCAGCTAAAGAGCGCCTACGACAGCAATCTGATGCCTTACACCAACTACACATATGACTTCAAG gggGTTATCGACTACATCTTCTTCTCAAAGACCCACATGAGTGTCCTGGGCCTGATGGGACCGCTGGACAGCCAGTGGCTCATTGACAACAACATCACCGGCTGCCCCCACCCCCACATCCCCTCGGACCACTTCTCCCTGCTGGCCCAGCTGGAGCTGCACCCTCCCCCGCCCCACCCGCTCAACCCCCTCAACGGGCTGCACCTGCCGGTCCACAGGTAG
- the cxcl13 gene encoding C-X-C motif chemokine 13: protein MMTKPLLLLAALMLCCCIASLQALPKERCLCIRRTDTPMPGRVIRRIEVIPISGYCRRAEIIVTRRDGSKVCVNPKADWINVLLSNLRNKDVNDV from the exons ATGATGACTAAACCACTGCTCCTCCTGGCTGCTCTgatgctctgctgctgcatcgCCTCTCTGCAAG CTCTTCCTAAGGAGAGGTGTCTCTGCATACGGAGGACCGATACTCCCATGCCTGGTCGAGTCATTAGGAGAATTGAGGTGATTCCTATTTCAGGATACTGTCGTCGGGCTGAAATCAT AGTCACCAGGAGGGACGGCTCTAAAGTTTGTGTCAACCCCAAGGCGGACTGGATCAACGTCCTGCTCAGTAATTTGAGAAA CAAAGACGTGAACGACGTCTAG